The stretch of DNA GCAGGTGAGTGCTGGGGGCCTTAGGCTTgacccttccctcccccaaaaggaaaattttgataCCTTCCTGTCTTCCTAGGTAGCCACCAGTCCAGCACCTCAAGAAAGGAGGCTAATAGTATCCCTAGTGAGGAGGCAGTCTGGCTCCCTCCctaagtggggaaactgaggccaggggaAGGGCAGAGCTTACCCAAGGTCCCACAGTCAGTACCAGAACTCTAGATGTAGGTGCTCCCCTCAGGACTCTGGCTCCATCTCCCACTGACCACCTGAATGTCTTGGGGCTTCTCCATGAGGGCTACCTGGGAGGCTGGATAAGGAAACAGGTGTGGGAAGCTGGAAACAAGTGTAGCCAATCTTCAGGCtgtgtgaggggtggggggcttctcCTGGGTGGTCAGGGTGGatggagggggcagggtgggttCCTACCAGCTGTACCCTGCCTTATTTAAAAGCTACCCCTGTCTGGCACCACCCTCCCAAGGCATAGCTTGTCAGGGCTGAGATGTGCTGGCCAGACAAGGGAGGCTGATCTGAGTGGGAGTGCTGGACCCTGCCCAGGGACCCTCTCTGTTCCATTGCCTGTCTTCTCTATCCTCTGCTGTGGGCAGGCAGTGTGAGAGACTGCCAGCTGCAGAAAGCTGGACCCTGAAAACTCAGCAGTAACATTTCTTTTTGCCTCCTATCACCTTACTAAGGCTAGGGGTCTTTGAGGCACCGGGGGTGCAGAAGGGAACACCATGGCACACTGAAGCCTAACGATGTCCCCATTTCACTCAGGGAGTGGGACAGAAGTGTGCTTTGGAATTtagctcctccaggaagcctcctagACAGAGGCTGTAGCAGTTGAGGTAGGAACCACACAACCTCCCCATCCTGGGTGGCTTTTCTGTGGGGAAACCTCACTAGTCAGATGGTATAGTTTCCCAGGTTAggtctgggttttcttttctctgagatCCAGCTGGTCACCCTGAATCAGAGATCACATCCCACCTCCTCTCTCAGATGAGGCGACTGGAGCCCAGAAGGGTAAAATGACCCGCCCAAGGCCACATCCTAGAGCCTGGAACACTGGTGTTCTGACCTCCAGTCCAGGGCACCGGAAAGATGCCCCAGTCAGAGCCTCCTGCTTGGAGAGAATAGTCCATGAATTTGTATAACTTTTCTAGACCAAACCTAGAGACAAAATAGTGTCTTAGCATCTGTGATGTTCAGATCCATTCCTAATTTTCTGCATTCCAATCTGGAGTTTGCTTGTAGCCTTTGCCTAGTGGGAGCCTTTCATTTATTCTCAGCTCTCTAGTGATTGGCAAATGGGGGAGGCCCAGACTATTCATTCATTGAAAACTGAACCCAATGAAAACCCTGGCATGGAATTCTGTGACCAGGAGCCTCAATCTGGCTGGCATCTAGCTGCTTTTAAACTGTGGGTCAGTTGAACTCAGAGAACTGGGACTAAGGGCATTATGGCTTAGACAATAAGTAAGGGGGTAGTCCCCTGTCCCTTCTCTACCCTGCCCCAGAGTCTGGCAGGATTCCCAGATCCTGGGTTCGAGGAGTAGAGAACTAAGGGTCCTGGGAAAATTCCTTTTCATCAACTGATCTGACCACACTTCAAAGGGAGGTACCTATGGCAGGAATTGGAAACTTCCCCGGGAACTTTCCCAAAGAGAGCTGAGCCCCAGCTCAGTCTGTGTGCTGGGTGCCTTTAGCCAAGTCAGTGTCCCCTTGGAGGTCAGTTTCCCCACATGTGAAATGAGGCTGAGGAGTGAATGATCCCAAGTGTTTTCCGCAAGTGTGGTGGATAATACTCAAGGGGAATTGGATGATACACACCGATTATgtgttaattttaatatatgttagGGGAAAAAGATCAAATCTGTTCTTTCACACAGCTATTATTATTAGGAATGATGCTAAGTGGGTGGATTTAAAGttgattttagaaaaatatgaagtaaataATAGTATAAATGCTTTATGGAAATCACAGACTGACATAGATCAGTGCAGCAGTTAAGTAGATGTTCTCAATTTAGGCAATTTGGGTTGGAATTTGGATTCTatacttcctggctgtgtgaccttgggcaagttacttaccttctctgagcctccctgCAGCCTACCACATATGCTGTGGCCAGAACTGAATGAAGAATGATTGCAATTCTTGGCACACAGTGGCAGTTCAACAAGCagcttctcccacctcctccccttcaTGCCCAGTGAGCAGTTCTGGATAAAGTTTTCCTTTCCCTTGATGAGCATGATAACACATTAGGACATTGCCTCCTCCCATCTCCCCTTTTGATGTTTTGACCTTTTCGTCTTGTCCCACCTCTCAGCAGCCACCTTGGAATCTCTACGCCGATCATGTTCTCTGTGTTTGGACTCCCCATCCCCAtctcagccacagagctgctCCTGGCCTCTGCCATCTTCTGCCTTGTATTCTGGGTGGTCAGGACCTGGCAGCCTCAGGTCCCCAAAGGCCTGAAGAGTCCaccagggccctggggctggccGCTGCTCGGGCACGtgctgaccttgggcaagagCCCACACCTGGCCCTGGCGAGGCTGAGCCAGCGCTATGGAGATGTGCTGCAGATCCGCATTGGCTGCACCCCTGTGCTGGTGCTCAGCGGCCTGGACACCATCCGGCAGGCCCTGGTGCGGCAGGGCGACGATTTCAAGGGACGGCCCGACCTCTACAGCTTCACTCTGATCTCTAATGGCCAGAGCATGACCTTCAACCCAGACTCTGGACCAGTGTGGGCCGCCCGTCGGCGCCTGGCCCAGAAGGCTCTTAACACCTTCTCCATTGCCTCAGAcccagcttcctcctcctcctgctacCTGGAGGATCATGTGAGCAAGGAGGCCGAGTGCCTCCTTGGCAAGTTCCAGGAGCTGATGGCAGGGCCTGGGCACTTCGATCCCTACAAGTATGTACTGGTGTCAGTAGCCAATGTCATCTGTGCCATATGCTTTGGTCAGCGCTATGATCATGACAACCCAGAGCTGCTTAGCCTTATCAACCTGAGTAATGAGTTCGGGGAGGTGACTGCAGCTGGGAACCCAGCCGACTTCATCCCTATCCTCCGTTACCTGCCCAACACGTCCCTGGATCTCTTCAAGGACCTGAATCAGAAGTTCTACATCTTCATGCAAAAGATGGTCAGGGAACACTATAAAATCTTTGAGAAGGTAACCCTGGGGTGAGGCACCAAGTGGGTGGGTAGGGAGCAGGTAGGGCCAGGGGTCAGGAAGTCAGAGACAACTAGAACAGTATAGGGTTTGGCAGGCTCTCATGGGCTTTCACCCTAGGCTTTTGAAGCCAATAGTAGAGGGGACTCCATCCTTGGCAGGGAAAGAGAACTTTTTCTTGACCAGCCCTTCTAACTTCAGACAGCAATATTTCCTGAATAGCCAGCCCATGCAGGACCCTAGGCCAATTGTTGTGGGGACCAGGAAGAGTTAAAGAGTTAGTCTTCTGGCCTCATGGGAGAGAAAAGGGTAGAGAGTGTGTTGGGGTGATGATGGTACTAGAGTCTATGACCGATGTCCCCTGAGTTGGGGCTGCAAGTATTGTGAGTCAGGAGAGAGCCTTGGAGAGGCAAGAGTAGTTGGAAGCGCAGCTTGGAGGTGGGAGTGGTCCCCTCTTGAATGAAGGTGCTAGGGATGGTGAGGGACCGGTCCTGAATGGAGAGGCAGGTCTGGGTTTGGGGTCTTGCTCATCTGTGAGGCTTGCTTACCCAGGGGCGCATCCGGGACATCACAGACAGCCTGATTGAGCACTGTCAGGACAAGAGGATGGACGAGAATGCCAATATCCAGCTGTCGGATGAGAAGATTGTGAACATTGTCATAGACCTCTTTGGAGCTGGTATGAGCTACTCCGTTGTGCCCTTCCTGTGCCCAGCTGCCCTGACCCACCAAACACCtaacgtctctctctctcttggctAGGGTTTGACACAGTCACAACCGCCATCTCCTGGAGCCTCATGTACCTGGTGACAAATCCCAGCATCCAGAGAAAGATCCAGGAGGAGCTGGGTAAGTGGTAGCTTCCTTCAGTGCTCAAGGCAGGGGGCCTGGCCAGGGTCTGAGCGGCCCCTTCATCTGTCTGTCCTCTGCGTTCTGCAGACACGGTGATCGGCCAGGCGCGGCGGCCCCGGCTCTCCGACAGACCCCAGCTGCCCTATATGGAGGCCTTCATCCTGGAGCTCTTCCGACACACCTCCTTCGTTCCCTTCACCATCCCTCACAGGTGAGGCCCCATGGATCTGCTGCTGTCTGAAACAGGGCTTAATGCCAGTCCATATACCTGATCAGGGCAGTGGGAGGGACATGGTACGGGGGATGGGGGGATCTCCTTGTGGCCCCGAGCCTAAACGAGCTTCCTCTCTCCTCAGTACCACAAGAGACACAAGTCTGAATGGCTTTTACATCCCCAAGGGGCGTTGTGTCTTTGTGAACCAGTGGCAGATCAACCATGACCAGTAAGTTGAGAGTGGACAGGGGAAACTCCACCCTCTCCTGAGCTTCAGACTCTTGCTGTCCCTGGGCCAGTTGCCAAAACCCTGTTCTTTTGGGCTGGAGCTCAGCCCACATGATGGTTCTGAGCCCCGAAGCTGCCACTTTAGCTGCCTCTCTCCAATCACAGGAAGCTGTGGGATGACCCCTCTGTGTTCCGGCCAGAACGGTTTCTCACTGCCGATGGCACCATCAACAAGGCACTGGGTGAAAAGGTGATCCTGTTCGGCTTGGGCAAGCGGAAGTGCATCGGTGAAACCATTGCCCGCTTGGaggtctttctcttcctggccaTCCTGCTGCAGCAGGTGGAGTTCCGCGTGACCCCTGGTGTGAAGGTGGACATGACCCCCATCTACGGGCTGACCATGAAGCATGCCCACTGCGAGCATGTCCAGATGCATGTGCGCTCTTAGGCGGTGGAGAGCCCTGCAACCTAGACTTTCTCCTGCCTGTCTGGGCAGCCAGGCCAGGGGACTGACCTGCGGGACCTGAGCTTTAGCCCAAAGCCCACAGATACTGTCTGGCTGATTTTTTACTGTCTGGGCTACAGGCAAGCCTGAGGGATCATACCCGTCCCCCACCCTGGACTCATCCCTCTGCATGCTGACCACAGGTAGCAGGGGCCACCTGGGAACTGATGGAGCCTTCCGAAGTTGTGCTTAAGCTAGGAGGTCTAGGAGCATTAGGGGGTCCCCAGGCCTTCAGAAAGGAGCTCTCTGGAGGCCCCTGGGCCCTGTAGCTGGCTGGTTCTCTGTGGGGGCTGACTGGCTTGAGAGATGTCCTGCCACACCAGGACCTATGCAATCTCTTTGACAATTAGGAGCTGccaagagtgggggtgggggggaggtgaggCAGTCCAGGATACTGGCACAAGGTGGTCTCCCCGCTTAAACAAGGATGAGCAACCAAATCACAAGAGTCTGGAATACTGTACCTGTGGGATCACCTTCCTCTTTGCAGGCAGGAACAGGGCTGCCTCCTGGCCTCGTAAGGCCCCTGCTCCTGTCTAGGATGGGCTGAGGACTATGTGTCTAAgaggagcagagagcagagggagTGCCCAAATTCAGGCGCCAGGACCATGTCAGGAAGGAGGACAGCAATTCAATTGCCTTCAACTGGGTCTCCTTCTCTACGCcatgtccttttaaaatgttagcaTGCAAAGAGTGTTTTCTTTTAGCCTGTATTGTACTTGTATGTTTGCATTTATCACATATAAAAGCTTTAGAACAGTTTATTGAGTGCAATGGAGAAAATTCTAACCCAAGTATCCAGAAAAGTGTAAGAAACATCCACCTGAGCTAAATAAAGATACTATCCAGAAGTCCCGTAGGTGGAGATTTTTTGAATCGTGAGGGAAGCCACTCCCATCTACATGCCCACTTTGAGCCCAGTTCTGTTGGG from Sus scrofa isolate TJ Tabasco breed Duroc chromosome 7, Sscrofa11.1, whole genome shotgun sequence encodes:
- the CYP1A1 gene encoding cytochrome P450 1A1; protein product: MFSVFGLPIPISATELLLASAIFCLVFWVVRTWQPQVPKGLKSPPGPWGWPLLGHVLTLGKSPHLALARLSQRYGDVLQIRIGCTPVLVLSGLDTIRQALVRQGDDFKGRPDLYSFTLISNGQSMTFNPDSGPVWAARRRLAQKALNTFSIASDPASSSSCYLEDHVSKEAECLLGKFQELMAGPGHFDPYKYVLVSVANVICAICFGQRYDHDNPELLSLINLSNEFGEVTAAGNPADFIPILRYLPNTSLDLFKDLNQKFYIFMQKMVREHYKIFEKGRIRDITDSLIEHCQDKRMDENANIQLSDEKIVNIVIDLFGAGFDTVTTAISWSLMYLVTNPSIQRKIQEELDTVIGQARRPRLSDRPQLPYMEAFILELFRHTSFVPFTIPHSTTRDTSLNGFYIPKGRCVFVNQWQINHDQKLWDDPSVFRPERFLTADGTINKALGEKVILFGLGKRKCIGETIARLEVFLFLAILLQQVEFRVTPGVKVDMTPIYGLTMKHAHCEHVQMHVRS